The following are from one region of the Dreissena polymorpha isolate Duluth1 chromosome 2, UMN_Dpol_1.0, whole genome shotgun sequence genome:
- the LOC127870000 gene encoding uncharacterized protein LOC127870000, translating to MCTPKKKVPENCFLCENKRVFSLTGKKESNYNEKISYLLNRPFKDFVSANQEALIELGVCRGCDAKIQSAHEIVKKLDLALNDGVQISDSTRFKRGTVSPITPKLSSTVKRSKHAPTAGKKPARRSLGDMAIPGPSKETSEVEVVVVHSVFTKDHDYMATAVGSDHDYTRALDTDMKPHDIHAIPTITAMDIIKQHLCETSGSTEIVDEIVDIVANNKILSTRVQARFLEQINNVCARLSSRNAAFNSILLKKKSVSQLMQNGENIIPEILQEISESLPFVLDLFCTMAIAVIKQFIQ from the exons ATGTGTACGCCGAAGAAGAAAGTGCCGGAGAATTGTTTCCTTTGTGAAAACAAAAGAGTTTTTAGTTTGACTGGAAAAAAAGaatcaaattataatgaaaaaattTCTTATTTATTAAATCGTCCATTTAAGGATTTTGTTTCTGCAAATCAAGAGGCACTAATTGAATTAGGAGTTTGTAGAGGGTGTGACGCCAAAATTCAGTCTGCTcatgaaattgttaaaaaactgGACCTGGCTTTGAATGATGGCGTTCAAATATCAGACTCAACTCGATTTAAGCGTGGCACAGTCTCGCCCATAACACCAAAATTATCTTCAACTGTGAAGCGTAGCAAACATGCTCCTACTGCTGGTAAAAAACCTGCAAGGCGTTCACTTGGTGACATGGCCATACCAGGTCCTTCCAAGGAGACTTCAGAGGTTGAAGTTGTTGTAGTTCATTCTGTGTTCACAAAAGATCATGACTATATGGCCACAGCCGTTGGGTCAGATCATGACTACACCAGGGCTTTAGACACAGACATGAAACCACATGACATTCATGCCATCCCTACAATAACTGCCATGGACATTATCAAGCAGCATTTGTGTGAGACAAGTGGGAGCACCGAAATAGTGGATGAAATAGTGGATATTGTCGCCAATAACAAG ATATTATCCACTCGAGTTCAAGCAAGATTCTTGGAACAAATCAACAATGTCTGCGCACGATTGTCCTCTAGAAATGCTGCATTTAACAGCATTCTTCTGAAAAAGAAAAGTGTCTCACAGTTGATGCAGAATGGGGAAAACATTATTCCAGAAATATTACAGGAAATTTCAGAAAG cctTCCGTTCGTCCTTGACCTGTTCTGCACAATGGCAATAGCTGTCATTAAGCAGTTTATACAGTGA
- the LOC127869999 gene encoding uncharacterized protein LOC127869999: MPSHVIYVTEGNIGHVIQLLGWLYGAFFSGVTIKGCVFHWTQAVWRKVQDLGLVTTYRRRQALYNYMRQLMALPFLPAAHIRETFAALRDRANTPQLDSLVTYMDRQWLQHVLFNPENWSIFRRSVRTNNDVEGWHHKLNTTVRYGGCSIYVLVPTLMTEAEIVAIAVAADDLDRDVATKYTKLEEKIQSLWDKYMGNEVSTTHFLKSVS; the protein is encoded by the exons ATGCCATCACATGTGATTTATGTGACAGAAGGCAACATCGGACATGTGATACAG CTGCTTGGTTGGCTGTACGGCGCGTTTTTTTCTGGCGTTACTATCAAGGGTTGTGTGTTTCACTGGACACAGGCTGTTTGGCGAAAAGTCCAGGACCTTGGGTTAGTAACCACGTACAGACGTCGACAGGCACTGTACAACTACATGAGGCAGCTGATGGCGTTGCCCTTCCTACCAGCTGCACACATACGGGAGACGTTTGCAGCGTTGAGAGACCGCGCGAACACTCCGCAGCTCGATTCCCTCGTGACATACATGGATCGTCAGTGGCTCCAGCACGTGCTGTTCAATCCTGAAAACTGGTCCATATTTAGACGTTCAGTACGGACAAACAATGATGTCGAAG GTTGGCACCACAAGCTGAACACTACCGTTAGATATGGTGGCTGCTCCATCTACGTTCTTGTACCAACCTTGATGACTGAGGCAGAGATCGTCGCTATCGCAGTAGCTGCCGACGACCTGGATCGTGATGTCGCAACCAAATACACCAAATTGGAGGAAAAGATACAATCCCTGTGGGACAAATACATGGGGAATGAAGTATCCACAACACATTTCTTAAAGTCCGTGTCCtga
- the LOC127868570 gene encoding uncharacterized protein LOC127868570: protein MVKEQLMEFFGMESPDSSCTQNVIQLVKSKSENYESLLNSLRQFLDHFGYLDYVHETDDVVSNDTDDTVYNYCCNLCHWYMHLMMFEDIVKEGDVARIIPCLMVCAQFFFSNSRLSKYFQECLDFVLKCEYCMSPMQRIRTLEGAFVNLRGGAAGNIESDLVQENSVRNQKDLIRALGANKSEKAIQRSCRAADTVSDIFEKIEISTSVRKVSSRHQTPARIKDNEVIANSLRDLRPFSKTIGRVCQGMPNVLCSPVRKINSVDLKFRIKQVVDRLYYGHTINFDHESSEEDC, encoded by the coding sequence ATGGTGAAGGAGCAGCTGATGGAGTTCTTTGGCATGGAGAGCCCTGATTCCAGTTGCACCCAAAATGTTATTCAGCTGGTGAAGTCAAAATCCGAAAACTATGAATCACTGTTAAATTCATTGCGACAGTTCCTTGACCACTTTGGCTATCTAGACTATGTACATGAGACTGATGATGTGGTGTCCAATGACACAGATGATACTGTGTATAATTACTGTTGCAATCTCTGTCACTGGTATATGCACCTGATGATGTTTGAGGACATTGTTAAAGAAGGAGATGTGGCCAGAATAATTCCTTGCCTAATGGTATGTGCCCAGTTTTTCTTCTCAAACTCCAGACTATCAAAATATTTTCAGGAGTGTTTGGACTTTGTATTGAAGTGTGAGTACTGCATGAGCCCTATGCAAAGAATTAGGACATTGGAAGGTGCATTTGTTAACCTGAGAGGTGGAGCTGCAGGAAATATTGAAAGTGATCTGGTACAAGAAAACTCTGTAAGAAACCAAAAGGATTTAATCAGGGCTTTGGGTGCAAATAAGTCGGAAAAAGCAATTCAAAGAAGTTGCAGAGCCGCAGACACTGTGTCCGACATTTTTGAGAAAATAGAGATTTCCACATCAGTAAGGAAAGTTTCTAGTAGGCATCAAACGCCAGCCAGAATAAAAGATAATGAAGTTATTGCCAATTCTTTGAGGGACTTGCGACCGTTTTCTAAAACAATAGGAAGAGTGTGTCAAGGCATGCCAAATGTCCTGTGCTCACCAGTCAGAAAAATTAACTCTGTTGATCTTAAGTTCAGGATCAAGCAAGTAGTTGACAGGCTGTATTATGGACATACTATCAATTTTGACCATGAATCGTCTGAGGAGGACTGCTAG